The following proteins are encoded in a genomic region of Stutzerimonas balearica DSM 6083:
- the siaC gene encoding biofilm regulation phosphoprotein SiaC — translation MNDFSIPGSQSTPAIQSDWAAGTVSMQGDSYPENSYELFHQVFAWIERFLAEAERPLSLELRLLYLNTSSIKAMMDIFDLLEAAHQQGRSVGVNWYYDTRNERVMELAEEFKEDCTFPFSILSQD, via the coding sequence ATGAACGATTTTTCCATTCCCGGCAGCCAGTCCACTCCTGCCATCCAGTCCGATTGGGCCGCCGGCACCGTCTCGATGCAGGGCGACTCCTACCCCGAGAACTCCTACGAGCTGTTTCATCAGGTGTTTGCCTGGATCGAACGCTTTCTCGCCGAAGCCGAACGCCCGCTGAGCCTCGAACTGCGCCTGCTGTACCTGAACACCAGCAGCATCAAGGCCATGATGGACATCTTCGACCTGCTCGAGGCCGCACACCAGCAGGGCCGCAGCGTCGGCGTGAACTGGTACTACGACACGCGCAACGAGCGGGTCATGGAGCTGGCCGAAGAATTCAAGGAAGACTGCACCTTTCCCTTCTCGATTCTGAGCCAAGACTGA
- the siaB gene encoding biofilm regulation protein kinase SiaB translates to MEPIDLFAMREHYNRQQILLCFNGPISRSLIEEIGNALRNYMQAEHAHPSSAMDVFAVYVEMTQNIRHYTRGKNWSDQQAGATVVVSRDEQGRYVVSAGNLIEQADGEMLLAAVASLAQLDKPALKAMYKEQLRKPRDEHVVSGAGLGLIDIARKSSEPLRAAMQPATDGLHFISLSAVI, encoded by the coding sequence ATGGAACCCATCGACCTGTTCGCCATGCGCGAACACTACAACCGGCAGCAGATCCTGCTGTGCTTCAACGGCCCGATCTCGCGCAGCCTGATCGAGGAGATCGGCAACGCCCTGCGCAACTACATGCAGGCCGAGCACGCGCACCCGTCCTCGGCCATGGACGTGTTCGCCGTCTACGTCGAGATGACGCAGAACATCCGCCACTACACCCGCGGGAAGAACTGGAGCGACCAGCAGGCCGGCGCGACCGTGGTCGTCTCGCGCGATGAGCAGGGCCGCTATGTGGTTTCGGCCGGCAACCTGATCGAGCAGGCCGACGGCGAGATGCTGCTGGCCGCCGTGGCCAGCCTGGCGCAGCTGGACAAGCCGGCGCTCAAGGCCATGTACAAGGAGCAGCTGCGCAAGCCGCGCGACGAGCACGTCGTGTCCGGCGCCGGCCTAGGCCTGATCGACATCGCCCGCAAGTCCAGCGAGCCCCTGCGTGCAGCCATGCAGCCGGCCACCGACGGCCTTCACTTCATCAGCCTGAGCGCGGTCATTTGA
- the siaA gene encoding biofilm regulation protein phosphatase SiaA (SiaB is a threonine kinase acting on SiaC; SiaA is the matching phosphatase.): protein MAALGLRGKSLLALLLSCLLAFAFAGFIGYQALEGVQSRFGEAYAKNLVQLNRERVFAPVSRELALAQRLAGSQITLAWLQNEQDPAWRELFFREAAAFQQTLSDHLYFAASARGQGYYANGPGQEPSQQPRYRLEQGNPRDAWFFQALRETTPYQINVDRSVVTGELKVWFNVLVHGSDGQALGLVGSGLDLSHFVKQFTAADKSGVESMVLDVYGSILIHPDQDLVTLNAAQGRSLSTSLLGMLTAPEDATEVRGVMSDARQAPGEVMMLKVAINGAPRLLALSWIPELQWFVASVVDLSTAQVIELRPLLPAIALFVLLIVALIGGGAWLVEKRVLKPLRQLRRSAQALAAGEYGAPLPTDRDDEIGELSAAFGAMAQQVRRHTHELEDRVRERTRELEQANREMAAAHKKIDDSIDYASIIQRAILPNRQMVSTLGERHAVLWRPRDVVGGDFYVFRASERGCLFGVVDCAGHGVPGALMTMLAHAAIDQAIDAIGIEDPAAALSRTDMIVRGMLREEGMPRGLATNMDLGLAFVDLQQREVVYAGAKIALYYCDGEDVREIRAARRAIADKRAGEYHNSRVELRPGRTFYMTTDGFLDQAGGDDGFGFGNSRFEELIRQHARLPLDEQGEAFSAALERYQGDYPQRDDITMLCFRFD from the coding sequence ATGGCGGCTCTAGGCTTGCGTGGTAAATCGTTGCTGGCTCTGCTGCTCAGCTGCCTGCTGGCGTTCGCTTTTGCCGGATTCATTGGCTACCAGGCACTCGAAGGGGTGCAGAGTCGCTTTGGCGAGGCCTATGCGAAAAACCTCGTCCAGCTCAATCGCGAGCGGGTGTTCGCCCCGGTGTCGCGCGAGCTGGCACTCGCCCAGCGCCTGGCTGGCTCGCAGATCACCCTCGCCTGGCTGCAGAACGAGCAGGATCCCGCCTGGCGCGAGCTGTTCTTTCGGGAGGCCGCAGCCTTTCAGCAAACCCTCAGCGATCACCTCTATTTCGCGGCGTCCGCCCGCGGTCAAGGCTATTACGCCAACGGCCCGGGGCAGGAGCCGAGCCAGCAGCCTCGCTATCGACTCGAACAGGGCAACCCCCGTGATGCCTGGTTCTTCCAGGCGTTACGCGAAACCACGCCCTACCAGATCAATGTCGACCGCTCCGTCGTCACCGGCGAGCTGAAGGTCTGGTTCAACGTACTGGTCCACGGCAGCGACGGCCAGGCGCTCGGCCTGGTCGGTTCCGGCCTGGACCTGAGTCACTTCGTCAAACAGTTCACCGCAGCGGACAAGAGCGGCGTCGAGTCGATGGTGCTCGATGTCTATGGCTCGATCCTGATCCACCCCGACCAGGACCTGGTCACCCTCAATGCCGCGCAGGGTCGCTCTTTGTCGACCAGCCTGCTGGGAATGTTGACCGCTCCCGAGGATGCTACCGAGGTGCGGGGCGTGATGAGCGACGCCCGGCAAGCACCCGGCGAGGTGATGATGCTCAAGGTGGCGATCAACGGCGCGCCGCGCCTGCTCGCGCTGAGCTGGATCCCCGAGCTGCAATGGTTCGTCGCCAGCGTGGTCGACCTGAGTACCGCACAGGTCATCGAGCTGCGCCCGCTGCTACCGGCCATCGCCCTGTTCGTGCTGCTGATCGTCGCGCTCATCGGCGGCGGCGCCTGGCTGGTGGAAAAGCGCGTGCTCAAGCCCCTGCGCCAGTTGCGCCGCAGCGCCCAGGCACTGGCAGCGGGCGAGTACGGAGCGCCCTTGCCGACCGATCGCGACGACGAGATCGGCGAGCTCAGCGCGGCGTTCGGCGCGATGGCCCAGCAGGTCCGTCGGCATACTCACGAGCTCGAGGATCGCGTCCGCGAGCGTACCCGTGAGCTGGAACAGGCCAACCGCGAAATGGCCGCCGCGCACAAGAAGATCGACGACTCGATCGACTACGCCAGCATCATCCAGCGCGCCATTCTGCCCAATCGACAGATGGTCAGTACGCTCGGCGAGCGGCATGCCGTACTCTGGCGACCGCGCGACGTCGTGGGCGGCGATTTCTATGTGTTCCGGGCGAGCGAAAGGGGCTGCCTGTTCGGGGTCGTCGATTGTGCCGGCCACGGCGTGCCCGGCGCGCTGATGACCATGCTCGCGCATGCGGCGATCGACCAGGCGATCGATGCCATCGGCATCGAAGACCCCGCCGCCGCGCTGAGCCGCACCGACATGATCGTGCGCGGGATGCTTCGTGAAGAGGGCATGCCACGCGGGCTGGCGACAAACATGGACCTGGGCCTCGCTTTCGTTGATCTGCAGCAGCGCGAGGTGGTCTATGCCGGGGCGAAGATTGCGCTCTACTATTGCGACGGCGAAGACGTCCGGGAGATCCGAGCCGCACGCCGGGCCATCGCCGACAAGCGGGCCGGTGAGTACCACAACAGCCGAGTCGAGTTGCGACCCGGGCGGACCTTTTACATGACCACCGATGGCTTCCTCGATCAGGCCGGTGGCGACGACGGCTTCGGTTTTGGCAACAGCCGGTTCGAGGAGTTGATCCGTCAGCACGCGCGCCTGCCGCTCGACGAGCAGGGCGAGGCATTCAGCGCAGCGCTAGAGCGTTACCAAGGCGACTATCCGCAGCGCGACGACATCACCATGCTGTGCTTTCGCTTCGATTGA